The following DNA comes from Vicugna pacos chromosome 13, VicPac4, whole genome shotgun sequence.
AATCCAAACTCTTGATCCAACAACCAAATCCCTTCAATTCATTTTCcatttagttttcttcttctCAGTAGATGGCACGTTCAGCTGCCTAATTAGAAACCTACTAGGCATATTATTGAAAGTACTTCATTGCTGGCTTGTGACCATCCAACTGGAAAGGAAGCTAAGATGCTGACAACATTGGTGCGTATTCTGAATATCAACTTAATATCCCCTCTCTCACCTGCCACGTGTAATCTACCACCAAAACCTCTGGATTCTATCTCCCAAATACTTCTCAGATCTGTTTACTTTCCATCTCTATGGTGACCCTCCTAATTCAATCCATCATCAACTGCCTTTTAACTGGCTCAGGGAGTATGTTTAACCCCCCTCACTTTCTAATCTCTCTTCTATACAACAGCCAGttatctttttaaacataaaatggaTAGGGTCCctcccctgcttaaaaccttTCAGTGGTCTCTCTTTGCACCTGGAATAAAACTAAGACTCCCTAATTATATACACAAATCTCCTTCCCTAGCCTACCCCTTTAATCCCATCTATATCCTCCACTCCACCCCACATTCCGCAGTTCTCTCTGCTTGGAATTACCCCTCTGCTGCCAAGCTGGTAGGCCTGGCATCAGCTTAAAAGTCACTTCCATTACACAAGCCTTCTTTGACTACTTGCGTTTAATTTCTCCTGTTTTCCTCTCCGTAGCACTGAGTATTTCTCACAAGTTATCACGATACATATTTGTGTGACTGTTAACTGTCTTTCCCACCCAGCCACAGGATTCATGAGGATAAGGACAGCTCTCAATGAGAAGGTGCCCAGCACACAATTGCTTAATGAGTATCTGTAGAAGGAATAAGTGAATGAACCCAAAACCTTCCTAAGGAAAAGGGTGTATGGGGTTCAAGTTTCTGAATTTCCACAGAACAGAGTGAGACTGATAGAAGTTACAAGGAGACTGGTTTTgagtcttttaagaaaaaaaataaaaatctaattattaAGGCAGTTACAGAATGGAATGGCTCAGTTTGTTAGGACGTGAGCACCCCCACTCAAAGAGAGACTCAAAACCTGTCGATTCAGGATATAGTGATATGTACTCTCTCAGCTGACGGTGAACCAGACCATTCGTCATGGAGCTGAGGAAGAAAGTCAAGGATACCTTCAAAAGCTGATATTTGATGGCAACCTGCTCATTTCCTTCCTGGCTCACTTATTCAACATATAACAGCACCATGGTACTGAATATAAACTGGGCACTTTATCTCTGCTAAGCACACTTCTGTGTCCCTACAGAGGTAGCTACGATTATTACTCGCATATTGCAGACAGAGGAACCTGGAggagagaggctaagtaactttcCAAAGTCAGCTACGGAGCGAAGGATTCATATCCATGTCATTTTCACTCTAGAATCCTGTGCTCTTAATGGTACATGGTGTTGGCAATCACCTGGTGAGAGGGTACCGACCTGGTCTTGGACCCCTACACCAGGTACCATGCGTCACACCACCTATAATGAAGTACAGTCTAGATGTGGAGCCAGGAAGAAAGAGAGGCGGAAGGTCAAACAAGCAGATGTAGGTAGAGCAGGAGATCTTCATGGCGTGCGCTCGGCAAAAGACGGGGTTGGGGGgaagcacccctcccccaccccccaggtctACAGGGAGAGGGCTCGGGGTGTGGGAGGTAGACACCCTATGGATGTTCTAGGAGGAAAGCTTTTTAACTTTTAGAAAGAGAATAAACCTTCAGGAGTCCGTGAAATCATCCATATAAACTGTGAAGCCAAAGTCACGGTTCTAATTGGGTAAATTTTAAGTATTTCTCTAGCTAGAAAATCTAAAAACATTCTACAGCACCATCTTACAGAAAAACTCACATCCCTGTAAAACCTGAAGGTCTCTTGCTCATCCCCAACTCTGGAATAAAATGGGCCTCCCAGCAACTGACAATATTAAGTCCTAGGGACGCACCTATGATCCCTGGAGCTGACCAGGCTCCTGCCTATTTCGTAGGAGTGGATCACAAGGGACTGGGTGGAAATGTGAAGGATTTTCTCTGATAGGTTGGTCTTTTGCAGGAAAACAAGGAGACAAACCCATCAGCCCCAGGATGACTTTACAGCCTCAAGGCATTTGCACCAACCATCCTGTCTCAGAGTTGATTGGTCTTTCCAGGGACTGACTGGTGAAAGGAGATAATCTGATCTCTGAAGGGTGTGTGTGCTCAGCTGGGTACAAGTTCGAGGAGAGAAGTCATGGTCTGTGAGTCTTGGCTCAGCCCTGAATGAAGTGCTCTTCGCCCAGCAACACCAGGGACTACCGCATGGAGGTAAGGCTGGGACAGGTTTATTTCTGTGTTTGAGGAAGAGGGAAGTCAGACAAGCTAATGGGAAgttggttcatttttttttttttaaagtagatctTGAACTCCTGGGTACAAACTTCTGTGGCAAGTTCTGAGGacagggatgggagcggaggatACCAGGGGAAACGCATGTGTTCCCTGCCCTCCAACAAGCAGGAGTGCCACTGCCATCCTGCAGTGTGGGAGGCAGATGTGAACACATGCCATTCTaagtggagagaggagagggaatcAGCAGGGCTTCCTGGGTAAGGAAGAGAGGTTTTGAGGTCCTTAAATGATGGGTACTAACGTCTGTGCAACTTGAAAGTGTCATTTATCAAGAGCTGTGGGGTCTGGAGTCCTTGGACCCATCTAGGGCCAGCTCCAACTGGATCCTAGCCTATGGCCTGGCTTTTTACATTACTCAGAGTGGTTCTTTGAGGTGGGTACCTAGAAATGGAACTGCTGGGTGATGGGTACGCACACGGCAAATTAACTGCTCTTCCTAAGCTGCTACGTGGCTGTACCGGTTTAGACTCTCACCAGACACTTAACGGAAGTACTTTGTTTTCTCACATCTCCCCAATCTTGTTATGATCAAACATTTAATAAGTGCCTACCTGAGCAGAGGGGAGCCGCTGacccaaaggaagagaaagaggaaatctCTCTACCTGAGGAGAGAGAGGACAATGACCCAAAGAAAGAGGAACAAGAAATTTCTCTACTTGAGGAAAGGAAGGACATTGAcccaaaggaagaggaagaagaaatctCTCCACCTGAGGAGAGGGAGGACAATGGcttaaaggaagaggaagaggaaatctCTCTGCCTGAGGAAAGGGAAGACACTGctttggaggaggaagaggatgagaCTTTTGAAATGAAGGATGGAGAAGCCTTATCCTTCAAGCCTAAGGAACAGACAGAGACCTTTGAAGCAGTGGAAGAACCAATAAGCATGTTTCCCCCTCCAAATGTGGTTCCTCCTCCCAATGCAATTTCCCCTCACTCAGTGTTTCCCGCTCCAACAGAACTCACCCCTCACTCCGTGTTTCCCCCTCCAACAGAACTCACCCCTCACTCTGTGTTTCCCCCTCCAACAGAACTCACCCCTCACTCTGTGTTTCCCCCTCCAAGAGAGTTTCTCCTTcaatatttatttccttaaattttgTCTCCTCCTCAAACTTTTACTGTAGGAAGGTATCTGTTCTGATATGCTCTCTCTTGCTTTGGCTCCTTGTAGCATTTAATAATTTACACTAAAAGCAAGACTAAATTCAATCAGAACTGTATGTTCTATACTAGGACCATGTATGTTGGTTTTCTAACTGAGTAATAAAGCATAGGTCTTTATTGCACAGACCCCAGGATGAGTACCTTTACTTAAGGACAGTTTGGGGGATCATGTTTCGAAGAattgaaaaatcaaaaaatgttCCAGATAAGTAGGACATTACAATGTATGAAAGCTTGAACAATTTGCTTAGAACTTTCCTGCCCTGCTGATCCTATAAAGGAATCAGATTAACCTTTAGATTTGTTAGGACCCCAATCTTGTAGTACAAACCACAAACTCAGCACTTGTGCCTGGTCTGCATCCGAGATCCGTAGTGCTGATACCCTTCAAACAGACAGGGAGGTTGTCGAGTTATAATGATCCCTGAGATAGTTAGCATCTTAAGATGAGGGTAAgttaaaacaaacaatcaaaaaaaaaaaaaaagcttgctttgtggggagggaaatagctcagtggtagttaGCAAGCATGAAGTCCTGGACTTAATCCCCtgcaccaccattaaaaaaaaaaaaaaaagcgtgccATATTTCATGCCTGGCATTTGGTGTAATTTAATGAAGTAGAAAGCACATCTgcttaatgtttttatttagaaCCTTGTGACACTGATTCTAGTGACATCAGAATATATTGATTTTAATGTGTCTGCTTTAATAAGATAACGGTCTGAAGTGTCAAATGTTTTAAGTTTGGAGTAAAATAAGAATAGGGAAAGTGACCTAGCCATGTCACCATCACCTCAGCTGTCACCTGGAAAACCACTGCACTTCGgggttttaaaaggaattttatcATCCCCTGACTTCAAGACTAAGTTATTATaatgaaagtaataaaatttcatttatttagtgcTTAACATTTGCAATACACcttttttattaaatgttaagCCACATCTAAGCCTCACAGCAATCTTGGAAGAAAGGAGCTACGACTCCTATTTAGAGGAAACTGAAGAGTTAGTGGATTCAAAATGGACACCTTTCTGATCCTAAAGCCTACATGTCCTACAGGACTTAAGCTAGGTCTTTGCTTCAAATTCCAAACCATTAGTTCTTTTTTACTGAAGCTTATCACCCCCTTCCTGGCATCACTTGGCTTTCTACCCATCATGAACCCCAGATCAGCTGGTCGTCCCCCCCAGCTATGTAATAGAAACaccagggaagctgggaaatatCCCAATGTTCAAGCTGCATCCCAGACCACTTAAATCCGTGGGGTGAGATGCAGGAACTGGCACTAGAGTCGGCGATTTTTACTGGGCAAGCGAGGTTAAGAACTATCCACCCGTATCTTGAACTGCTTGCCGTGCACACTCTACCGCACACTTTTCAATTCCCAATCCACCTTTCCCCTCTGCTGCGGTTTTCCTGGGCCAAACTGATAACTGCTGATTTGTTCTCTGTAAGTTCATGTCCTTGAATGTGATCAGCATGGATCAGCAACCCACTCAGAGCGACCAGCACCTACTAGGCATGCTCTGGGCCAGGCCCTAGGCTAGAGGAGCAGACACTGTCCCAGCTTTGGATAAATTCATAGTCTAGAGGGAAACTCACCCCCTATTCTTGGTTGGAGAGCTTGTAAACAAAGAGTTTTACAAGATTTATAaagaggggtggggtgaggtgggaacTCAAGGCATAGAGAGCAGCATGTGCAAACCTTTGCTCATCCCTAAAGGACGCACTAGTCCAGTGGGCTGCAGGTTGGCCTGTGAACCGGCAGCATCAGCAACACCTGGGAGCTTGATATTAATGGAGATTCTTGGATCCTCCCGAGCCCTACAGAATCAGAAGCTCTGCGGGTGGGACCCAGTAGCTGTGTttgtttaacaagccctccaggtgattctacaGCATGCTGAGGTTTGAGAAGCACTTCTCTCAGATGTCAAAATCTTTATTCATTCTTAGAAAATAATCATTCCAGAAGGGAAGCCGTCAGACTCAAACTCCCCTGAAAAACTTCTTTTTTCAGAGGTAACATCCTCTCCATCTTTTCTTCTATCTCCTTTGCTCCCCACTACCCGCTTGTTCTCCAGTGACTTGCCACCaactttgaaagaaa
Coding sequences within:
- the LOC140700838 gene encoding uncharacterized protein; translated protein: METLTRHLTEVLCFLTSPQSCYDQTFNKCLPEQRGAADPKEEKEEISLPEEREDNDPKKEEQEISLLEERKDIDPKEEEEEISPPEEREDNGLKEEEEEISLPEEREDTALEEEEDETFEMKDGEALSFKPKEQTETFEAVEEPISMFPPPNVVPPPNAISPHSVFPAPTELTPHSVFPPPTELTPHSVFPPPTELTPHSVFPPPREFLLQYLFP